One window of Entelurus aequoreus isolate RoL-2023_Sb linkage group LG06, RoL_Eaeq_v1.1, whole genome shotgun sequence genomic DNA carries:
- the LOC133652564 gene encoding dual specificity protein phosphatase 18-like: MPNNGRLSGLCRVTEHLYVSNGRAAGLVSLLRANNITCVVNVAETKRSGSSHLPNGVEYIHIPLADSPSTPLADHFDGVGETIQRVARVGGRTLVHCNAGVSRSAALCIAFLVKHHSVTLLEAHAWVKTCRPMVRPNNGFWKQLIQYEKELRGCASVRMVSSSMGEIPDIYEEEARNMMPF, from the coding sequence ATGCCTAATAACGGACGTCTCTCTGGCCTGTGTCGCGTTACCGAACACCTTTACGTGAGTAACGGCAGGGCGGCCGGTCTCGTTTCCCTGCTGAGAGCGAACAACATAACGTGCGTCGTCAACGTCGCTGAGACCAAGAGGAGCGGCAGCAGCCACCTACCTAACGGCGTGGAGTACATCCACATCCCGCTGGCCGACTCTCCGTCCACACCCCTCGCTGATCATTTCGACGGCGTGGGGGAGACAATACAGCGGGTAGCGCGCGTTGGCGGCCGGACGCTGGTGCACTGCAATGCCGGGGTGAGCCGCTCGGCTGCGCTGTGCATTGCCTTTCTCGTCAAGCACCACAGTGTCACCCTGCTGGAGGCCCACGCCTGGGTCAAGACCTGCCGGCCCATGGTGAGGCCGAACAACGGCTTCTGGAAGCAGTTGATCCAGTATGAGAAGGAGCTTCGCGGGTGCGCATCTGTCCGGATGGTGTCCTCGTCCATGGGAGAGATACCTGACATTTATGAAGAGGAGGCCAGAAATATGATGCCATTCTGA